Genomic window (Daucus carota subsp. sativus chromosome 5, DH1 v3.0, whole genome shotgun sequence):
atgagatgccagggggacgtccagagtttgttaggagggagccgcctagagcttctggagctggtacttcacagacggagaggagctccgaaccgatgggagatgctcattatcgccgcctagcgagacggatggataccatgcatgacatccaccagaggtttgcttttgatttgacacaggctctaggtagtgctttccaggcacagggggtcacagttcagtggccggtgttcggagcagggatgcagtatcctccacctgattcacctccagcagaggagggggaggactcggactccgagtaggtatgtgggtgctctagcctttttatcactttcaatggggacattgaaaactttaagtttgggggtggtaatctaaggaagagcatattattagatagtttttttttatttgcatgtgttagttagttcatgtagttcacgtttttttttattttgctttgattatttctcacgttttctttctatttttcccatattttctttatttttacatgtttagtggtagttgtcatagttagtatcacgagcatttgcatgaattatgaagttaagccaagttaattgcctatgatgagttatgtgcgtagttcttgattagtagtttcaattgcagtgctaggttagtacttggaaattgcttgtgtgggaaattgtaattcacatatgttcttgagataggatttagacgaatttccatgaattctaggattgaattgaacacccttcagcttaggtctgtaaatcttaagtttgggggaactgaggggtagatatgcctttcttaaaaaaaaaaaaagaaaaaaaaaagaaaaaaaatagtagtaaataaattcactagaaaaataagtggtagaattaactaggttgggctcattagtactcgagtaaataagtctgaggggactttgtgcctaacaacctaaagcccttcgtggtttgggattgttgacccaacgctcgctacatgggtactagtgcataaatctttagggatctcaaccattgcacagttaaataaaccactagaataaagtgaataattggtgtgtgaagtcttatggtgttcgtaacgcatttacactgcgaagcgctctgaccctAGACCGAGCatttaatcaccaataaaaagaaaaagaaaaaaaatatatatatagtgaataaaatagaagggtgtggacattctttgggaccttggctttagttggacttgagtgacggggtgttagtttaaaacttttacgattcttgattgggattctgtgggagtagtagtttttgtcttatctcaataaaagagcatgcttgcacacattggcactccacacttgtaaatagaagagtaattgacttggtagcgagagaagtgaaattcgagaacattagcacaatctgaggtattataattgacaaggcaattacttcatagttcactcattcatcacgtagttgcattcatgcattgcattgtattattgttagtgtctttgacgcttgaggacaagcatcagtttaagtttgggggtgtgataagtggtatttatacacacttataggccttcatttccacttaaattggttggttgtacttaagtgtttagtgtcttttgatgtgtttttagtgtttttctgtgcaggtcacgagttgaggtgatgaagtgattttctatcaatttaggttgtttttggtgcattatttgcaagaatagaggattgtggattcaccgcgacttgggattttgtgggtacatcttctacaaaccctcacgagagcacactcgtccactagagctatctaggggtttaaagggcttgttgcatgtgctaaatgcaaccgtgatcacctacggaagtggtactagaagcgaggaaggacatacacgcgagcacgagcgagaaacgaagaaacagggccaccagtgcagacagtagcgcgcccgcgctacttgttagcgcgcccgcgctacagactgctgtgactagcgcgcctgcgctaagttagcgcggccgcgcccagcagaacttccccgggccgatttttacagctttttagtggattttcgcagcggtcgaggcccggttgacttggtcaatgtattttttatttctcatgtgtaaaaccctagcctcataggaATAGTTTGAGaggagaacaatatcgtagtttcagtttaattattcaagcacaatatcagtttgtattagatcgttcttcgcgaggaagtgacagtttcgagcgagatcgtgaacttcaaatctgtaacgtgtgatctttattattaattcaagcatttttattccattcaattcttgtctttgatttatcatgttttcattagaaaccatgatgtcgattagttcgattatgaactaaccgccttcatgggattctaatggatttatcgatgtagtctagtaacgaatattaattacttgattttgtgacgtacgttgagttctttgcatgagccgtgcttattcttcttaggagcgtagctaacttctaagttgtttgttaattctttctgaagcgagagtggatgattgaatttagaactatgccatgtaaacataggattatgtgaatgaaacataatttgtgatagacttgaactatttttatcaccctgtgtaatcacgatagatgacttgttatttaaacctctctgcttacactaccgctatagagatatagggtctgagctttgttggtgtccatgagatttctatcttaattgtggattttgattggtatgatatgtgtgcaacgagagttggcatgtattactttcgtgttgtctgattaggatcaacagtcgcatgttaatcagtaatttcaattctagatgaattcgataatgaagttagaatcccatgtgttttcctattctgaatttgattattaaatttagttattagtataaaagaaaccaatccttgttaattgtcttggcagtgaaaattgatcatacattgttgcataggtgcgtattcttaattcaccagtctctgtgggatcgaacttaatatattacttgtgatcacgtgcgcttgcgtgtagatttcaccgaacaacaGGTACGAGCATTGTGCCTCCCAACCTTGTTGCATATGCTGCATTTCCTTGTCCCCTTGTTCTCTAATGAGATCTCACGGCTACTTTTTATCCAGCTTCCACAGCCTTTGTTCCGACTTATATTCGGATTCCTTACAGATATTTCAGATGCAGACGTGGGGCCAATAAACTTGTCGGCTCTGTTGGAACTATTATCTATGTTGCATGAACCTTTCTTTTCAGAAAGGGACGAGTGCACTGAAGTCCATTAAGAACAGTATCAAGGAACTCTTCGCTATCTCCGGCCAGATTAATGCAATTATTGAATTCAAACCATGCACGAGTCCTTTTTAGCTTTGCTCTATCACGGTCTACGCATGTATCACCATTATTGCTTGAACTTAGAAAGGAATGGTTTCTAATGGCATTTTTCTGCCATCGCGGCTTCACAAAATCACGAGGTATCTGTTTTATTCCGCATTGGTGAAGTGCAGCAAAAGCATGTCGACATAAATAGCCCCTtcgaaaaaataatttacagctGCAGCTGACGTGGTTGTCCTGGTGGCGTACAGAGACCTGCCATAGTGGGGGAAATGAATAACTAAGCATCAAGATTTAATAGCAGCAGGGGACCGTAATAACAGTGTaggataaaaaaacaaaaagatcaAGGCtgttattaaaactaaaacatccTTTAGCACTACACACTGAAGAACAAAGGTACTGAATATTGTTGTACAATCTCAAGTTGTCTCATTATTAGAGTAAATCTCATTTACCAACTTCAGGCTTCTATCTCTATTTCACTTATTTTGCGAGTTTATATGTACTcccaatattaaaaattaaactaaattgTTTGGGCAACTAGGTAAACTTAATTATGTACTTCGACACAACATCACATTTACAGATCACTTGAGATGGTATACACATGATCTACTTGCCAAGTAGGATCACAGGAAGGTGTATCTCACAAATACTATGACACTCCTTAAAATTAGCATAACAAAATAGTGCAGAGAAGAAATATTATTCTGTAGAGTACAGACTCAGCACAACTACATACAGTACAGGAATGTTAACTGCATATAAACCAtgcttcaaaaaaaaacaaaaaaaacaaacttaTATCACGCTGATTCAAGAAACATGAAACAGCTAAGAACGATTAAAACTGAATTGTTCTATTCAAGGGTAGCATCAACATGGCGCAGATAACAAATGTAGCGTAAATCGGGAGAATGTCGACATGACAGAACATCCTTAATATGACACGCAAAATATCAATAATCCATTAATTCTGATAAAAAGAGAACATAGGTGGTCAGAAAGAAAAATACCTCAAAAATCTGATCATTAAGCAGCTCATCTTTACATTTAAAATAGCGATACTCATCATCTCTGGACATGTCGGACATAATTGTGTGGAAACATCCTGATTATATCTCTTCCCTTATCATGTAATAAAGCTCGAGGGTGTATACCTTTGAGGCATCTAACTCTATGCTCATTGAGGTAACAGTTAATGGAATCTGCTCAGATCTCCTCTCGTCATCTGCATTTCTCATACGCTGCTTGTCCATGGCACTTTCGAAGCTAGAGAAAAACTCAACTAATGTGTCACCACTTTCATGATAATGCTGGAAAAAGAAATTGGAACTCTCTGATCTAGATGTGGTTCTTAACAATCCAGCCATTTCAATATCTGGAAAAGAAAGCTGGGATCCATTGATCTCGTATGCTAAACATTTCGGACAGCCACACATTAGACTCTAATTTGAACTCGGATATAACACTTTTCCAACGTTCTTCAAAAGCGTGAGGTGTAAGGTGATCAGAATACACTGCAGACTTTAACTTCTCCACAAACTTCTTATTACAAGCCAATTTAAGACCAACCTACGTAAACAAAACAGTACACTAGTGTTACAAaaccatttttttaaataagaaacATATTATATTGCACAGATTGATGGCTTACCTTTAGAGGCAATTTATTCATAATATGCCACATACAAAGACGATGCTTTGTGGAAGGCCACCATTTCTCCAATGCTTTTCTTATTGCAGGGCACTGATCGGTAATCACACATGAAGGTGCGCGTCCCATTACTGTCTTGAATGTGTTAATTAGCCACttaaaacttttatatttttcattcgaTAGAAGTCCAGCCGCGAAGGTCACATTCTTCCAGTGATTGTCAACGCCGGTAAAAGGGACAAAGACCATGTTGTAACTTAAACAGAACAGAGGCAGGTCATTtattaaacaagtaaaaactTTTAAACTATTGTAGTTACAAGCTTAAAAACACAAGATCATGTCTAGTAAATATAAGCAAAAAATCTAATAGAATGTAACAAGTAAgcagcttcaagttgtttacatgtaaAACAACATGACAAAACAAAATGCATCAACGTTGTATCTTCACAGAAAGATGAGAAAACTCACTTATTAGTGCGAAATGTAGGATCAAATGAGACAATATCGCCAAAAACTTCGTAATTTGCTTGCCCAATGGCATCAGTCCAAAAAAGTCCAGTCAAATGACCTTTCTTATCAACTTTGTAATCATAATAGAATGAGTTTTCAGGTTTGCTCCTTCGATCCTTCAATTTCCCAAGTAACTTGTCGGTGTCATGATCCCCAATTCGGACTTTGACATCCCTcgaaaaattcttaaaatcagaaatagtGGCACCGACGTTCTCATATGATCCAGTCATTTCTTTTACCAAGCTATGGGCGCGTGTTGCACCTATGTTAGCCCGGGCACAGTCCATTATAAATTGTTGATAAGCATGAGACAGATGCCTGTTACACCGTAAAAACATGCGTCCTGCGCCTGAAACAAGAGGGTGATTGTGTTCCTCGATAAAACCCATGAGTACAAAACCCCTGTTACCTGCAGTCTTCAACACAACTTGTGCCGGAAAATTACATCTTTTAGAAGATGTCTTCCTGAATGGACCTTCAACAACATTACCTACATCATCTAACAATTTTTTGGGCCTAGAAGAACCACCTCGATtgcatattaaatatttggcaTACAAATTCCCAAACCTATCAGTTcttttcgtatactttctcacATCAAAACCACATATACGGCCATATTCCTTGTAAAAAATAAATGCATCCTCCAACTAGGGTAATGTTGATTTAACTGAGGTTTCTTACTATCTTCACAAATAGGAGTCCAAAATTTAACACCATCAGGAGAAGTAAAACACACAGACTCAGGACTATCAACTTCATTCTGTTCTCCCAcatcttcatcagaatcagaacTGCAAGAGCTTTCAGATATTTGCGGTTCTGTATCGTGAACAGTCGTATCTGACTCGGAAGATTCAATGTGTGGACTCACCTCTGAAAATGAAAAACAAACCAACAGAAAAGTATACACAAATTAATCATGCTAATCGAACAAAAAGATTCATTGTAACATTAACTCAAATACTTGTCATGCTTGGTATCTAATCACGCATAACATATAAAGAAGTACTGTACAGACCAATCTGTTCGGATTGTAATAAATTGAAACATACCAATCTGTTCGCCGGCAACTTGCATTATTACCCGTTAGGCAAGAACACGATACAAAATTGAAATACAACGGAACAAAAAATCTCGGCAGTCTAGTAGTGATGAACTGTAGGATATAATATTTCCATGAACAAGGTAGTGATAGAGAGACAGAGCAGAACAACAATAACAGCGCGCTACAATCATGGAACTGTGTAACTGCCCactaatttagtttttatacGTATGTATCCAATAATCTCTTATACGGACAGTATACTGCTTGTTTATAAAAtagataaaagaaaaataatcagGACCGTAGGATTGTTACAAAATGGACGGCAGATAGTTTGTCCTCCAAAACTCCAAAAAAGATGTGTACTCCACTGaacttttgtatatatatatatatatatatatatatatatatatatatatatatatatatatattaactccTGTCACTCCATTTATACCAAGGGTGCTTTGGTTACTACAAGATATGATAGTCAAttccaatatataaatatagaccTACATATGTTACTACTGGTACTCTCCATTACTCTAAATCACCTCTTGTATCTGCACCTTGTTGAggtgatagatttttttgtcttaTCGTCTCCAGAAGCTTACGAATAcatataaattcttatattaataaattaataaagttcaTGGTGTATGCCCAATGgaaccaaaataaaaaataattagagaAAACTAAATGACTACATGCATGCAGAACTAAAAACTATAGTAATCTAAAAATATGGATGTCATGGTCACTAGAAATCTGCAATTCTCCCACATAATATATTGCATCGAAATACAAATGGCACTAAGAACTTGCTAGaagtaataaaaaatcattgagTATTTTTGGTAGGATTGTAAGCGGAAGGAAGGAGCAACTTGtggttgaaaccaacttgttttGCCTTCGTGATAATTTCATGCATGTCCTGTACCATTTTACCTCGGCACCTTTTGCTCGTTCCCTAAGCCTATCCATCTCATCATCCTTGGAAAGTAACTCCTTTTCTTTGACCCCGGGCTGATCCCCTAGGATCTCCAATTCATAGTTCTTTTCTTCCACCTCTTGCACCTTCTCATTATGCTGGTGGTTGGTGGTCTCTTGAATTTTCCTATATTGTTCTTCTTGAGCTTTGAGCTTTTCCCTAAACTGCTTAAAAGCCTTTTCATCCAAGTGAAGATTCTTTTGCACAATTACTGCCTCATTGGGCACTAcatt
Coding sequences:
- the LOC108192686 gene encoding protein FAR1-RELATED SEQUENCE 5 gives rise to the protein MSIVIPVLLMQLWAHDIKVDAQFETEAQKGIKIRSNYCLKVVNIITRLKLHLARVGGVPNEAVIVQKNLHLDEKAFKQFREKLKAQEEQYRKIQETTNHQHNEKVQEVEEKNYELEILGDQPGVKEKELLSKDDEMDRLRERAKGAEIPSMTKVSPHIESSESDTTVHDTEPQISESSCSSDSDEDVGEQNEVDSPESLEDAFIFYKEYGRICGFDVRKYTKRTDRFGNLYAKYLICNRGGSSRPKKLLDDVGNVVEGPFRKTSSKRCNFPAQVVLKTAGNRGFVLMGFIEEHNHPLVSGAGRMFLRCNRHLSHAYQQFIMDCARANIGATRAHSLVKEMTGSYENVGATISDFKNFSRDVKVRIGDHDTDKLLGKLKDRRSKPENSFYYDYKVDKKGHLTGLFWTDAIGQANYEVFGDIVSFDPTFRTNNYNMVFVPFTGVDNHWKNVTFAAGLLSNEKYKSFKWLINTFKTVMGRAPSCVITDQCPAIRKALEKWWPSTKHRLCMWHIMNKLPLKVGLKLACNKKFVEKLKSAVYSDHLTPHAFEEHIEMAGLLRTTSRSESSNFFFQHYHESGDTLVEFFSSFESAMDKQRMRNADDERRSEQIPLTVTSMSIELDASKIPRDFVKPRWQKNAIRNHSFLSSSNNGDTCVDRDRAKLKRTRAWFEFNNCINLAGDSEEFLDTVLNGLQCTRPFLKRKVHAT